A window of the Nibribacter ruber genome harbors these coding sequences:
- a CDS encoding TolC family protein has translation MYKGKAIKWLGLGLVSLAYTSCSVPALVQRAENKSVPAAFVTDHDTTNAAQVQWKKFFADAYLTSLIDTALQNNQELNITLQEIEISRNEVKVRQGEYLPSVGLRAGAGVDKVARFTNIGALEATTEIEPGKEMPEPLQDYGIGAYANWEVDVWHKLRNAKKAAVHRYLASVEGRNFMVTNLISEIANSYYELLALDNQLAIIQQNIEIQSNVLKTVKLQKEAAKVTELPVRRFQAQVLHSQGLQYQVQQKITETENRINFLVGRFPQPVQRAKNGFDNVTPQAVQAGVPAQLLANRPDIRQAELELAAAKLDVQVARANFYPSLGLTAGVGLQAFSPGYLLKPESLLFSLAGDVAAPLVNRNAIKAVYSSANAKQLQAVYQYERTILNAYIEVANQLSNISNLENSYRLKSREVEALTQSIDISNQLFASARADYLEVLLTQREAQESRFELIETKVQQLNAMVNIYRALGGGWKE, from the coding sequence ATGTATAAAGGAAAAGCTATAAAATGGTTGGGACTGGGGTTGGTATCCTTGGCCTACACCTCTTGCAGCGTGCCTGCCTTGGTACAGCGCGCAGAAAATAAGTCTGTTCCTGCTGCCTTTGTCACGGACCATGACACTACCAATGCCGCGCAGGTGCAATGGAAGAAATTCTTTGCAGATGCCTACTTAACCAGCCTGATTGACACTGCCCTGCAAAACAACCAGGAGTTGAACATTACCCTGCAGGAAATTGAAATCTCCAGAAATGAAGTGAAGGTGCGCCAGGGCGAATACCTTCCTTCGGTGGGGTTGAGGGCTGGCGCGGGTGTTGACAAGGTGGCCCGTTTCACTAACATTGGCGCCTTAGAAGCCACCACCGAGATTGAGCCCGGCAAAGAAATGCCCGAGCCGCTCCAGGACTATGGCATAGGCGCCTACGCCAACTGGGAAGTGGACGTGTGGCACAAGTTGCGCAATGCTAAAAAAGCAGCCGTGCACCGGTACCTGGCGTCTGTGGAGGGCAGAAACTTCATGGTTACCAACCTTATCTCTGAGATTGCCAATTCTTATTATGAACTCCTGGCACTGGACAATCAACTGGCCATCATTCAGCAGAACATTGAAATCCAGAGCAACGTCCTGAAAACGGTAAAACTTCAGAAAGAAGCGGCCAAGGTGACGGAGCTGCCCGTGCGCAGGTTTCAGGCCCAAGTGTTACACTCACAAGGACTGCAGTACCAGGTTCAGCAGAAGATCACTGAGACTGAGAACCGCATCAATTTTCTGGTAGGCAGATTCCCGCAGCCGGTACAACGGGCCAAGAACGGCTTTGACAATGTCACGCCGCAGGCGGTGCAGGCCGGCGTACCGGCGCAGTTGCTAGCCAACCGCCCCGACATTCGGCAGGCAGAGTTGGAACTGGCCGCTGCCAAATTGGATGTGCAGGTAGCCAGAGCCAACTTCTATCCATCTTTGGGTTTGACCGCAGGGGTAGGGTTACAGGCCTTCAGCCCGGGTTATTTGCTGAAACCAGAATCTTTGTTGTTCTCGCTGGCCGGTGACGTGGCGGCGCCTTTGGTGAATAGAAACGCCATCAAGGCCGTGTACAGCAGTGCCAATGCCAAGCAACTGCAGGCCGTCTACCAATATGAGCGCACCATCTTGAATGCCTATATTGAAGTAGCCAACCAGCTGTCCAACATCAGCAACTTGGAAAACAGCTACCGCCTGAAGTCTAGGGAAGTGGAGGCGCTTACACAGTCCATTGACATCTCCAACCAGTTGTTTGCTTCTGCCCGGGCAGATTATTTAGAGGTGCTCCTCACGCAGCGCGAAGCACAGGAATCCAGGTTTGAATTGATTGAAACCAAGGTACAGCAACTTAATGCCATGGTGAACATTTACCGTGCCTTAGGTGGAGGTTGGAAAGAATAA
- a CDS encoding efflux RND transporter permease subunit: protein MFSKFIHRPVFAIVISVMIVFVGGLAIKQLPISQYPDIAPTTVNIFIAYPGSSADVLVNSTLITLEQAINGVEGMRYIASDATSAGEATLRIIFEPGTDPNDAVIRVKTRVDQVMPLLPELVQREGVVITPIQPSMLMYVNLYSKEKSMDEKFLFNYATVKMIPEIQRIKGVARAQILGSRRYAMRVWLNPDRMRAYKISVEEVMEALAEQSIIGRPGRIGQSSGIAAQSLEYVLTYKGRYNKPVEYENIIVRANAEGESVRMKDIATVELGSEFFDIYSNLNGSPAAAIVLKQNYGSNASDVIAEVKAKLEVMKGSFPPGMDYKISYDVSQFLDASIDQVIHTLRDAFILVAIVVFIFLGDWRSTLIPILAVPVSLVGAFFVIQFFGLSINLITLFALVLAIGIVVDNAIVVVEAVHAKMEETNLSPYKATIEVLREIGGAIIAITLVMTAVFVPLVFMSGPVGIFYRQFSITMASSIVISAVIALTLTPVLCAMLLKNNHGKPKKRNPLTKALDGFNSGFEKLTGKYVGLLRSIVSRRWLTWGILLAFGVGIFLESKVLPSGFIPNEDQGTIYAIVQTPPGSTLETTNKVSQRLQKICAKIEGVESVSSLAGYEIMTEGRGSNAGTCLINLKSWSDRKNTVKEIMEELEEKSKGLGAVVEFFEPPAIPGFGSSGGFSMRLLDKNSETDYHEFDKVNQQFMDNLSKRPELTGLFTFFAANYPQYELEIDNNLAMQKGVSIGKAMENLNILIGSTYEQGFIKFNQFFKVYVQSDPKFRRLPSDILNLFVKNEAGEMVPYSAFMKLKKTQGPNEVTRFNLYNSAAIQGLPAKGYTTADAIQAIQEVASTTLPKGYDIAWEGLSYDESIRGNESLYVFLVVLLFVYFVLAAQYESFIIPFAVVLSLPVGVFGSFLLLKLMGLENNIYAQIGLIMLIGLLGKNAVLIVEFAVQKRQQGATILEAAIEGARVRFRPILMTSFAFVAGLIPLIVASGAGAIGNQTIGASALGGMLFGTIFGVVIIPGLYYIFAKMADGRHLIRDEHETPLTEEYVYVTEDLSLIDESQDHV, encoded by the coding sequence ATGTTTAGTAAATTCATACACAGACCGGTATTTGCCATTGTCATATCGGTTATGATCGTGTTTGTGGGAGGGTTGGCCATCAAACAGCTGCCCATTTCACAATACCCCGATATTGCGCCAACCACGGTCAATATCTTCATTGCCTACCCCGGTTCCAGTGCAGACGTACTGGTAAACTCCACACTGATCACCCTGGAACAGGCTATTAACGGCGTAGAGGGTATGCGGTATATTGCCTCAGATGCCACCAGTGCCGGTGAAGCCACCCTCAGGATCATCTTTGAACCCGGCACCGACCCCAATGACGCCGTTATTCGAGTCAAGACCAGGGTTGACCAGGTAATGCCGCTGCTTCCAGAACTGGTGCAGAGAGAAGGCGTGGTGATTACGCCCATCCAGCCCAGTATGTTGATGTATGTGAACCTCTATTCCAAGGAGAAAAGCATGGATGAGAAGTTCCTCTTCAACTATGCCACGGTGAAGATGATCCCAGAAATCCAGAGAATCAAAGGGGTGGCCAGAGCGCAAATTCTTGGTAGCCGCCGTTATGCCATGCGCGTTTGGCTGAACCCAGACCGCATGCGGGCCTACAAAATCTCAGTGGAAGAAGTAATGGAGGCCCTGGCCGAGCAAAGCATCATAGGCCGTCCTGGTCGTATTGGTCAAAGTTCTGGTATTGCCGCGCAGTCTCTAGAATACGTGCTTACCTACAAAGGCCGCTACAACAAGCCGGTAGAATATGAGAACATTATTGTGCGCGCCAACGCCGAAGGGGAGAGCGTGCGCATGAAAGACATTGCCACCGTTGAATTGGGCAGTGAGTTCTTTGACATCTACTCCAACCTGAATGGCAGCCCAGCGGCAGCGATTGTATTAAAGCAGAACTATGGCAGTAACGCCAGCGATGTAATTGCCGAAGTGAAAGCCAAACTGGAAGTGATGAAAGGTTCCTTCCCGCCAGGCATGGATTATAAAATCAGCTATGACGTTTCTCAGTTCCTTGATGCTTCCATTGACCAGGTAATCCACACCCTAAGAGACGCTTTCATTCTGGTGGCCATTGTGGTGTTTATCTTCTTAGGTGACTGGCGATCTACGCTCATCCCTATTTTGGCGGTACCGGTTTCTCTGGTGGGAGCGTTCTTCGTGATCCAATTCTTTGGGCTATCCATCAACTTGATTACGCTGTTTGCCTTGGTGTTGGCTATTGGTATTGTGGTTGACAACGCCATTGTGGTGGTGGAGGCCGTGCACGCCAAGATGGAGGAAACCAATCTTTCGCCTTACAAGGCGACCATAGAAGTATTGCGTGAAATTGGCGGCGCCATCATTGCCATTACCTTGGTAATGACCGCGGTGTTCGTGCCGTTGGTATTCATGTCCGGGCCGGTGGGTATTTTCTATCGGCAGTTCTCTATTACCATGGCCAGTTCCATTGTTATCTCAGCGGTGATTGCCTTGACCCTTACACCGGTGCTGTGTGCCATGCTCTTAAAGAACAACCACGGCAAGCCTAAAAAGCGGAACCCATTGACCAAAGCGCTGGACGGTTTCAACAGCGGTTTTGAAAAACTGACGGGAAAATACGTTGGCCTGTTGCGGTCAATAGTGAGCAGAAGATGGTTGACGTGGGGAATTCTGTTGGCCTTTGGCGTGGGTATTTTCTTAGAAAGTAAAGTGCTGCCTTCGGGCTTTATCCCGAACGAAGACCAGGGAACCATTTATGCTATTGTGCAGACACCACCGGGTTCTACCCTGGAAACAACTAACAAGGTGTCACAAAGACTGCAGAAAATCTGTGCAAAAATTGAAGGCGTTGAGTCTGTTTCTTCTTTGGCAGGATATGAGATTATGACCGAAGGACGCGGTTCCAACGCGGGTACCTGTTTGATCAACTTAAAAAGCTGGTCAGACCGCAAGAACACCGTGAAAGAAATCATGGAAGAGTTGGAAGAGAAGTCCAAAGGCCTGGGCGCCGTGGTAGAATTCTTTGAGCCACCCGCTATTCCGGGCTTCGGTTCTTCTGGTGGTTTCTCTATGCGTCTCCTGGATAAGAACTCTGAAACGGATTACCATGAGTTTGACAAAGTGAACCAGCAGTTCATGGACAACCTGAGTAAGCGCCCAGAGCTAACCGGCTTGTTTACTTTCTTTGCCGCTAATTACCCGCAGTATGAGCTGGAGATTGACAACAACCTGGCCATGCAGAAAGGTGTTTCCATTGGGAAAGCCATGGAGAACCTGAACATTCTCATTGGCAGTACCTATGAGCAGGGTTTCATCAAATTCAACCAGTTCTTCAAGGTGTACGTGCAGTCAGATCCCAAATTCAGAAGACTGCCGTCTGACATCTTGAACCTCTTCGTAAAAAATGAAGCTGGTGAAATGGTGCCTTACTCTGCTTTCATGAAGCTGAAGAAGACCCAGGGACCCAATGAGGTAACGCGTTTCAACCTGTACAACTCGGCGGCTATCCAAGGACTACCGGCCAAAGGCTACACCACGGCAGATGCCATTCAAGCCATTCAGGAAGTAGCCTCTACCACTTTGCCGAAGGGCTATGACATTGCCTGGGAAGGACTTTCTTATGATGAGTCCATCCGGGGAAATGAGTCGCTGTACGTGTTCCTGGTAGTATTGCTGTTCGTCTACTTTGTGTTGGCGGCGCAGTATGAGAGTTTCATTATTCCTTTTGCGGTGGTGCTTTCCTTGCCAGTTGGGGTGTTTGGTTCCTTCCTGTTATTGAAGTTGATGGGTCTGGAAAACAACATTTACGCTCAGATTGGTCTCATCATGCTCATAGGATTGCTGGGTAAGAACGCCGTGTTGATTGTGGAGTTTGCAGTGCAGAAACGGCAGCAGGGAGCCACCATTCTAGAGGCGGCCATTGAAGGAGCCCGCGTGCGTTTCCGTCCTATCCTCATGACTTCCTTCGCGTTTGTGGCCGGTTTGATTCCTTTGATTGTGGCTTCTGGAGCAGGAGCCATCGGGAACCAGACCATCGGTGCCTCGGCGCTGGGTGGAATGTTGTTCGGAACCATTTTCGGGGTGGTGATCATCCCGGGGCTGTACTACATTTTCGCTAAAATGGCAGACGGCCGTCACTTGATCAGAGATGAGCATGAGACGCCGCTCACAGAAGAGTATGTCTATGTCACCGAAGATCTTTCACTCATTGACGAAAGCCAAGACCATGTATAA
- a CDS encoding efflux RND transporter periplasmic adaptor subunit: protein MKRNFMLIAFCALLGHTGCESKKEEKHEATEFQVTSPLVKDTLITKEYVSQIHAISHIEVRALEKGYLQKMFVDEGQKVRKGQLMFQIMPAMYQAELQKAQAEASFANIEYLNTKKLASSNIVSPNELAMAKAKLSKAQADVSLAKVHLGFTQIKAPFDGLMDHLEVRLGSLVDEGELLTTLSDNSQMWVYFNVPESEYLDYKTTNKSSNMQKVKLQMANQQVFEYPGEVKTIEADFNNETGNIAFRATFPNPNGLLRHGETGKVLMEVPMRNALLIPQKATFEVLDKKYVYVLDKNNEVKSREITVASELPHIYVVSKGLSKDDKILLEGLRLVRENQKIYTKFVEPATAMSQLELYAE from the coding sequence ATGAAGCGAAATTTCATGCTCATAGCCTTTTGTGCCCTGTTGGGTCATACTGGTTGTGAATCAAAGAAGGAAGAAAAACACGAGGCTACCGAGTTTCAGGTAACCAGCCCACTGGTAAAAGACACCTTGATCACCAAGGAGTACGTGAGCCAAATCCACGCCATCAGCCACATAGAGGTGCGGGCGCTGGAAAAAGGCTATCTGCAGAAAATGTTTGTAGACGAGGGGCAGAAGGTTAGAAAGGGACAGCTCATGTTCCAGATCATGCCGGCCATGTACCAGGCAGAACTCCAGAAAGCCCAAGCAGAGGCCAGCTTTGCCAACATTGAATACCTGAACACCAAGAAGCTGGCATCCAGCAACATTGTGTCTCCTAATGAACTGGCTATGGCCAAAGCCAAGCTCAGCAAGGCCCAGGCAGACGTGTCACTAGCGAAAGTGCATTTAGGCTTTACCCAAATCAAAGCTCCTTTTGACGGCCTCATGGACCATCTGGAAGTAAGGCTGGGAAGCTTAGTAGACGAAGGCGAGTTGCTCACCACTCTTTCTGACAACAGCCAGATGTGGGTGTACTTTAACGTACCTGAGTCTGAGTACCTGGACTATAAAACCACCAACAAAAGCAGCAACATGCAAAAAGTGAAGCTGCAGATGGCCAACCAGCAGGTGTTTGAATACCCCGGCGAGGTAAAGACCATTGAGGCAGATTTCAACAATGAAACTGGGAACATTGCCTTCAGAGCCACTTTTCCTAACCCTAATGGCTTGTTACGCCATGGCGAGACCGGTAAAGTTTTGATGGAAGTACCCATGCGCAATGCCTTGCTTATTCCGCAGAAAGCCACATTTGAGGTGCTGGATAAAAAGTATGTCTACGTGTTGGACAAAAACAATGAGGTGAAGTCCAGAGAGATTACCGTTGCCTCAGAGCTGCCGCACATTTACGTGGTATCAAAGGGACTAAGCAAGGATGACAAGATTCTGCTGGAAGGCCTGCGCCTGGTTAGGGAAAACCAAAAGATCTATACCAAGTTTGTGGAGCCCGCCACCGCCATGTCTCAGTTAGAATTATACGCGGAGTAA
- a CDS encoding trimeric intracellular cation channel family protein: protein MPQLPLTDIPITEIPVSALIPAIDILGTFVFAISGTLTAASKKLDPFGASVIAFVTALGGGTLRDVLLDVKPVWVQDEKLLITVFVSVVVTLLFRSKVEKYRKTMFLFDSVGIAMFTVLGIEKALRMGVPPTIALVMGVVSAVFGGVVRDILCNDIPLIFRREIYATACLAGGLVFLIMRLAPMSGDLPILVAVSIIITIRVLAVKLKWSFPNLN, encoded by the coding sequence ATGCCTCAGCTTCCTCTCACAGATATTCCCATCACAGAAATTCCCGTATCAGCGCTGATTCCGGCCATTGACATTCTGGGGACGTTTGTGTTTGCCATCAGTGGCACGCTCACGGCGGCTTCAAAAAAACTGGACCCGTTTGGGGCTTCAGTGATTGCCTTTGTGACAGCCTTAGGCGGAGGAACCCTGCGCGATGTGCTGCTGGACGTGAAGCCAGTGTGGGTGCAGGATGAGAAGTTGCTGATTACAGTGTTTGTATCTGTGGTGGTGACGCTGTTGTTCAGGAGCAAGGTGGAGAAGTACCGCAAGACCATGTTTCTCTTTGACAGCGTGGGCATTGCCATGTTTACCGTGTTGGGAATTGAAAAAGCCCTTAGAATGGGAGTACCGCCCACCATAGCCCTGGTCATGGGGGTGGTGTCGGCGGTGTTTGGCGGGGTGGTGCGCGATATTCTCTGCAATGATATTCCCTTGATCTTCAGAAGAGAAATTTACGCCACTGCATGCCTGGCCGGCGGACTGGTTTTTCTCATTATGCGCCTAGCTCCCATGTCCGGCGACCTGCCCATCCTGGTGGCCGTGAGCATCATCATCACTATACGAGTGTTGGCCGTGAAGCTGAAATGGTCCTTTCCTAATTTGAATTAA
- a CDS encoding methylmalonyl-CoA mutase family protein, with the protein MSVSAVQPYKPVNHIRIVTAAALFDGHDAAINIMRRIIQSSGAEVIHLGHNRSVQEIVDCAIQEDAQAIAITSYQGGHLEYFKYMYDLLNERGSGHVRIFGGGGGVILPTEIEELHGYGIARIYSPDDGRAMGLQGMINDMLEKCDFPTGQNLNGEVKHLKDKDAKSIARLISAAENFPEEFAKVKEQLLAGVEQQKANKELATPVLGITGTGGAGKSSLVDELVRRFLADFPDKNIAIISVDPSKRKTGGALLGDRIRMNAISNSRVYMRSLATRQSNLALSKYVQDAVDVVKAAQFDLIILETSGIGQSDTEIIEHSNASLYVMTPEYGAATQLEKIDMLDFADIIALNKFDKRGALDAIRDVKKQYKRNHQLWDVNDDDIPVFGTIASQFNDPGMNRLYKAVIAKITEKTGVAFASNLQATGEMSEKVYIIPPARTRYLSEISENNRAYDKWVQEQASVAQKLYGIRQSIEAIQAIEVEDKDRLIKGLEYAFEETALRLDGQNKKLLEQWPEKRQSYKNEFYEFKVRDKVLKVKTHTTSLSQLEIPKVATPRYEAWGDLLKWNLQENVPGEFPYTAGVFPFKREGEDPTRMFAGEGGPERTNRRFHYVSKGLPAKRLSTAFDSVTLYGEDPDLRPDIYGKIGNSGVSIACLDDAKKLYSGFNLADPMTSVSMTINGPAAMLTGFFMNAAIDQQCELYIKENGLESEVNSRIEAIFQKTGQKRPTYQGGLPDGNDGLGLMLLGVTGDQVLPAEVYNQIKERTLTSVRGTVQADILKEDQAQNTCIFSTEFALRLMGDVQQYFIDHNVRNFYSVSISGYHIAEAGANPISQLAFTLANGFTFVEYYVSRGMDINAFAPNLSFFFSNGIDPEYAVIGRVARRIWAKAMKLKYGANARSQMLKYHIQTSGRSLHAQEIDFNDIRTTLQALYAIYDNCNSLHTNAYDEAITTPTEASVRRAMAIQLIINRELGLAKNENPLQGSFIIEELTDLVEEAVLLEFDRITERGGVLGAMETMYQRGKIQEESLYYETLKHTGEYPIIGVNTFLSSTGSPTVIPSEVIRATEEEKQYQISMLQELHARHADKAPALLKALQEVAVQNGNIFEALMEVSKHCSLGQITNALFEVGGQYRRNM; encoded by the coding sequence ATGTCAGTTTCTGCTGTTCAGCCGTATAAACCGGTCAACCATATTAGAATTGTCACCGCTGCGGCACTTTTTGACGGCCATGACGCCGCCATCAACATCATGCGCCGCATTATTCAGTCCTCGGGCGCCGAGGTGATTCACCTGGGTCACAACCGCTCCGTGCAGGAGATTGTGGACTGCGCCATTCAGGAAGACGCCCAAGCCATTGCCATCACCAGTTACCAAGGTGGTCACCTGGAGTACTTCAAATACATGTATGACCTGCTCAACGAGCGCGGAAGCGGCCATGTGCGCATCTTTGGCGGCGGTGGCGGGGTGATTCTGCCCACTGAGATTGAAGAACTGCACGGCTACGGCATTGCCCGCATTTACTCACCAGACGATGGACGCGCGATGGGCTTGCAGGGCATGATTAATGACATGCTTGAGAAATGCGACTTCCCGACGGGTCAAAATCTAAACGGCGAAGTAAAGCACCTAAAAGACAAAGACGCTAAATCCATTGCCCGTTTAATTTCTGCCGCCGAGAACTTCCCTGAGGAGTTTGCCAAGGTAAAAGAGCAGTTGTTGGCGGGTGTTGAACAACAGAAAGCCAATAAAGAACTAGCTACGCCTGTGCTGGGTATTACTGGAACTGGTGGAGCTGGTAAGTCCTCATTGGTTGATGAGTTGGTGCGCCGTTTCCTAGCCGACTTCCCAGATAAAAACATTGCCATCATCTCAGTAGACCCATCTAAGCGCAAAACTGGTGGTGCTTTATTAGGTGATAGAATACGCATGAACGCCATCAGCAACAGCCGCGTCTACATGCGTTCTTTGGCTACGCGCCAAAGCAATTTGGCTTTAAGTAAGTACGTGCAGGATGCCGTAGACGTGGTAAAAGCCGCTCAGTTTGATTTGATTATCTTGGAAACCTCGGGCATTGGCCAGTCAGATACCGAGATTATTGAGCATTCCAACGCCAGCTTGTACGTGATGACCCCAGAATACGGAGCCGCCACGCAGCTGGAGAAGATTGACATGCTGGACTTCGCAGACATCATTGCGCTTAACAAGTTTGACAAGCGAGGGGCTTTGGACGCCATCCGGGACGTGAAGAAACAATACAAGCGCAACCACCAGCTTTGGGATGTGAACGATGACGACATTCCGGTGTTCGGGACCATCGCTTCGCAATTCAACGACCCAGGCATGAACCGTCTGTACAAAGCGGTGATTGCTAAAATTACGGAGAAAACCGGGGTGGCCTTTGCCTCTAATCTGCAAGCCACTGGGGAGATGTCAGAGAAAGTCTACATCATCCCTCCTGCCCGCACGCGCTACCTTTCTGAGATTTCTGAGAACAACCGCGCCTATGACAAGTGGGTGCAGGAACAAGCCAGCGTAGCGCAGAAACTTTACGGCATTCGTCAGTCCATTGAGGCTATTCAAGCTATTGAGGTAGAAGATAAAGACCGCCTGATTAAGGGCTTAGAGTATGCCTTTGAAGAAACTGCTTTAAGACTGGACGGCCAGAATAAGAAGCTGTTAGAGCAGTGGCCAGAGAAACGCCAGAGCTATAAAAACGAGTTCTACGAGTTCAAGGTGCGCGACAAAGTCCTGAAGGTAAAGACGCACACGACCAGCCTTTCCCAATTAGAGATTCCTAAAGTGGCCACGCCGCGCTATGAGGCTTGGGGCGATTTGCTGAAATGGAATCTGCAGGAGAACGTACCGGGTGAATTCCCTTACACCGCGGGCGTGTTCCCTTTCAAGCGTGAAGGCGAAGACCCAACCCGAATGTTTGCCGGCGAAGGTGGACCTGAACGCACCAACCGTCGTTTCCACTACGTGAGTAAAGGTTTGCCAGCCAAGCGTTTATCTACCGCCTTTGACTCCGTTACTTTATATGGCGAGGACCCAGATCTGCGCCCGGATATTTACGGTAAGATTGGTAACTCAGGGGTAAGTATTGCCTGTCTGGATGATGCCAAGAAACTGTATTCGGGCTTCAACCTGGCTGACCCGATGACCTCGGTGTCCATGACCATCAATGGTCCGGCCGCTATGCTGACGGGCTTCTTCATGAACGCCGCCATTGATCAGCAGTGCGAACTCTACATTAAAGAGAACGGATTGGAATCTGAGGTGAATAGCCGAATTGAGGCTATTTTCCAGAAAACAGGCCAAAAACGCCCTACCTACCAAGGCGGGTTACCAGACGGCAACGATGGCTTAGGCTTAATGCTCTTAGGGGTAACCGGTGACCAGGTATTGCCAGCCGAAGTATATAATCAAATCAAGGAGCGCACCTTGACTTCAGTACGAGGAACGGTGCAGGCTGATATCTTGAAAGAAGACCAGGCGCAGAACACCTGTATCTTCTCCACTGAGTTCGCCTTGCGTTTGATGGGCGACGTTCAGCAGTACTTCATTGACCACAACGTTCGCAACTTCTACTCGGTGTCTATCTCTGGCTACCACATCGCTGAGGCGGGCGCCAACCCTATCTCGCAGCTAGCCTTCACGCTGGCCAACGGCTTTACGTTTGTGGAGTACTACGTGAGCCGTGGCATGGACATCAACGCCTTTGCACCTAACCTGAGCTTCTTCTTCTCCAACGGCATTGACCCAGAGTATGCGGTGATTGGTCGCGTGGCCAGAAGAATATGGGCGAAGGCTATGAAACTAAAGTACGGCGCCAACGCCCGTTCGCAGATGTTGAAGTACCATATCCAGACTTCGGGACGTTCTTTGCATGCACAGGAGATTGACTTCAATGACATCAGGACCACCTTGCAGGCGCTGTACGCGATTTACGACAACTGTAACTCGTTGCACACAAACGCTTATGATGAGGCCATCACTACCCCAACTGAAGCATCAGTGCGTAGAGCCATGGCCATTCAGTTGATCATTAACCGTGAGTTGGGTCTGGCTAAAAACGAGAACCCATTGCAAGGCTCCTTCATCATTGAAGAACTAACGGATCTGGTAGAAGAGGCAGTATTGCTGGAGTTTGACCGCATCACCGAGCGCGGTGGCGTGTTGGGTGCTATGGAAACTATGTACCAGCGCGGCAAGATTCAGGAAGAAAGCTTGTACTATGAGACGCTCAAGCACACCGGTGAGTACCCAATCATTGGCGTGAACACCTTCCTGAGCAGCACTGGTTCTCCTACGGTTATTCCTTCTGAAGTCATCAGAGCCACCGAGGAAGAAAAGCAGTACCAGATTTCTATGCTGCAGGAGTTGCACGCCCGCCACGCCGACAAAGCCCCGGCCTTGTTGAAAGCTTTGCAGGAAGTAGCAGTACAGAATGGCAACATCTTTGAAGCCTTGATGGAAGTGTCCAAACACTGTTCACTGGGCCAAATCACCAATGCGTTGTTTGAGGTGGGTGGTCAGTACAGACGCAATATGTAA
- a CDS encoding FKBP-type peptidyl-prolyl cis-trans isomerase — protein MELKDLNQKISYIIGRDMAANFTKQGISIEADALLMGLKEALSGKPSQLSQEEIQSSMMQLQMQMQEKQQASAGASGEQNKKEGEAFLQENKGKSGVTSLPSGLQYEVLESGSGKTPSKSSNVTTHYHGTLIDGTVFDSSYERGEPATIPVNGVIAGWTEALQLMKEGDKWRLYIPGDLAYGTRGAGGDIGPNATLIFDVELLKVH, from the coding sequence ATGGAATTAAAAGACCTAAACCAGAAAATCAGTTACATCATTGGTCGTGACATGGCCGCCAACTTCACTAAGCAAGGCATTAGCATTGAGGCAGATGCCTTGCTAATGGGCCTCAAAGAGGCTTTGAGCGGAAAGCCGTCCCAGTTGTCTCAAGAAGAAATCCAGTCCAGTATGATGCAGTTGCAAATGCAGATGCAAGAGAAGCAGCAGGCCTCTGCGGGCGCGTCTGGTGAGCAGAACAAGAAAGAGGGCGAAGCTTTCTTACAAGAAAACAAAGGCAAATCTGGCGTGACTTCCTTGCCAAGCGGCCTGCAGTATGAGGTGTTGGAAAGTGGTTCTGGCAAGACGCCGTCTAAGAGCTCCAACGTCACTACCCACTATCATGGCACCTTGATTGACGGCACCGTGTTTGACTCTTCGTATGAGCGCGGTGAGCCTGCTACGATCCCGGTGAACGGCGTGATTGCCGGCTGGACCGAAGCTCTGCAACTCATGAAAGAAGGAGATAAGTGGAGACTTTACATCCCCGGCGACTTAGCGTACGGCACAAGAGGCGCAGGCGGAGACATAGGACCCAATGCCACGCTTATTTTTGATGTGGAATTGTTAAAAGTGCACTAA